A single Crateriforma conspicua DNA region contains:
- a CDS encoding fumarylacetoacetate hydrolase family protein: protein MNERQFTVAKFIDDTGSVRIGRIDGNQLFPLTPTGSVKRLIDIIAADDPIGTASSLATESPVAIESVGQWLPPIDDQEVWAAGVTYKRSQTARMEESEAAASCYDRVYQADRPELFFKATPRRVSGHGQSVRIRKDATWNVPEPEVTLVISPAMKIVGLTVGNDMSSRDIEGENPLYLPQAKCYDQSAALGPWITLYDQLPPPAQIQVDLKIHRDGQIVFDQQTAADQMARGFEDLVGWLGRDNSFDDGAFLMTGTGIVPTSDFTLHPGDRIDISISGIGTLSNTVVQG, encoded by the coding sequence ATGAACGAACGACAATTTACCGTAGCAAAGTTTATCGACGACACCGGGTCCGTTCGAATCGGCCGGATCGACGGGAACCAATTGTTTCCGTTGACGCCCACCGGTTCGGTGAAGCGTTTGATCGACATCATCGCGGCCGACGATCCGATCGGCACGGCGTCGTCTTTGGCCACCGAATCACCCGTCGCGATCGAATCCGTGGGCCAGTGGTTGCCGCCGATCGACGACCAAGAAGTTTGGGCGGCCGGCGTGACCTACAAACGCAGCCAGACGGCGCGGATGGAAGAATCCGAAGCCGCCGCGTCATGCTATGACCGCGTCTATCAAGCCGATCGTCCGGAATTGTTTTTCAAAGCGACCCCGCGACGCGTCAGCGGACACGGCCAAAGCGTTCGCATTCGAAAAGACGCGACCTGGAACGTCCCCGAACCGGAAGTCACGTTGGTCATCAGTCCGGCGATGAAAATCGTCGGTCTGACGGTCGGTAACGACATGAGTTCGCGTGACATCGAAGGCGAAAACCCGCTGTATTTGCCCCAAGCCAAATGTTACGACCAATCCGCGGCGCTGGGGCCTTGGATCACTTTGTACGACCAATTGCCACCGCCGGCGCAAATCCAAGTCGACCTCAAAATTCACCGCGACGGCCAGATCGTTTTCGACCAACAAACCGCCGCCGACCAAATGGCACGCGGATTCGAAGACTTGGTTGGATGGCTCGGTCGCGACAATTCCTTTGACGACGGTGCGTTCCTGATGACCGGCACCGGCATCGTCCCGACCAGCGACTTTACGCTTCATCCCGGTGACCGAATCGACATTTCAATTTCCGGCATCGGCACGCTTTCCAACACGGTCGTCCAGGGCTAG
- a CDS encoding aldehyde dehydrogenase (NADP(+)): protein MSTAAPAVAQVLINGTWKDADTQSTFQATDPNQNQTLDATFPVSSWSDCDAALDAAADAARKIRRLPAAKIAEFLRAYADEIESAKDDLVNAAFAETGLAKSPRLADVELPRTTNQLRLAADACESGDWAMATIDTATGIRSCFEPIGPVAVFGPNNFPFAFGSVSGGDFAAAIAAGNPVIGKANSSHPETTRLFAVAALKAIQQTGMPAATVQLIYRTSHADGERLVADPRLAATGYTGSRSAGLKLKAAADAAGKPIYLELSSVNPVVITPNALAERGDAIVDEFVTSVLMGTGQFCTNPGMVMLVRGESSDQFIDAVRQKFESTAAGTLLSPAVAKSLSSSVQTLVDYGAKLITGGGDVESDRCAMANTLMTVDGKSFLGNPDGFQTEAFGNASLMVVCDDLEQLCQAISHLEGNLTGCVYSATGSSDEDVYRKVEFELKPKVGRLLNDKMPTGVAVSPAMNHGGPYPSTGHPGFTAVGIPASMIRFGKLTSFDNIRAERLPALLANANPTGKTWRRIDGTWSAGDVS from the coding sequence ATGTCCACCGCTGCACCCGCCGTCGCACAAGTCTTGATCAACGGAACCTGGAAAGACGCCGACACCCAATCGACGTTCCAAGCGACCGACCCGAACCAGAACCAAACACTGGACGCAACGTTTCCCGTCAGCAGTTGGTCCGACTGTGATGCGGCCCTGGACGCGGCGGCCGATGCGGCGCGAAAAATCCGTCGATTACCCGCGGCAAAGATCGCCGAGTTTCTTCGCGCGTACGCCGACGAAATCGAATCGGCAAAAGATGATTTGGTGAACGCCGCCTTTGCGGAAACCGGCCTGGCGAAATCACCTCGCTTGGCCGATGTCGAACTGCCCCGTACCACCAACCAACTGCGTCTTGCCGCCGACGCCTGTGAAAGTGGCGACTGGGCGATGGCAACGATCGATACGGCCACCGGCATCCGCAGTTGCTTTGAACCGATCGGTCCGGTCGCGGTGTTCGGTCCGAACAATTTCCCGTTTGCTTTCGGCAGCGTTTCCGGAGGCGATTTTGCCGCCGCCATCGCCGCCGGTAATCCGGTCATCGGCAAAGCCAACAGTTCACATCCCGAAACCACGCGTCTGTTCGCCGTCGCCGCCCTCAAAGCGATCCAGCAAACGGGCATGCCCGCCGCCACGGTGCAATTGATTTATCGCACCAGCCACGCCGACGGCGAACGCTTGGTCGCCGACCCGCGTTTGGCAGCCACCGGATACACCGGCAGCCGTTCGGCCGGATTGAAATTGAAAGCGGCCGCCGACGCCGCGGGCAAACCAATCTATCTGGAACTTTCCAGCGTCAATCCGGTGGTCATCACCCCCAATGCGTTGGCCGAACGCGGGGATGCGATCGTCGATGAATTTGTCACCAGCGTGTTGATGGGAACCGGCCAATTTTGCACCAATCCCGGCATGGTGATGCTGGTCCGCGGTGAATCCAGCGACCAGTTCATCGATGCGGTACGACAAAAGTTTGAATCCACCGCGGCGGGCACGTTGTTGTCGCCCGCGGTCGCGAAAAGCCTGTCGTCCAGCGTCCAGACTTTGGTCGACTACGGCGCCAAGTTGATCACCGGTGGTGGTGACGTCGAATCGGATCGCTGCGCGATGGCCAACACATTGATGACCGTCGACGGCAAATCATTCCTGGGAAATCCCGATGGCTTTCAGACCGAAGCCTTCGGCAACGCATCGCTGATGGTCGTTTGCGACGACTTGGAACAGCTGTGCCAAGCGATCAGCCATTTGGAAGGCAATCTGACCGGCTGCGTTTATTCGGCAACGGGCAGCAGCGATGAAGACGTGTACCGGAAAGTCGAATTCGAATTGAAACCCAAAGTCGGCCGCTTGCTGAACGACAAAATGCCCACCGGTGTGGCCGTCAGCCCCGCGATGAACCACGGCGGCCCCTATCCGTCGACTGGTCACCCTGGATTCACCGCCGTCGGAATCCCGGCGTCGATGATCCGTTTCGGCAAACTGACTTCGTTCGACAACATTCGCGCCGAACGTTTGCCCGCATTGCTGGCGAACGCCAACCCGACCGGCAAGACCTGGCGCCGCATCGATGGCACTTGGTCCGCCGGCGACGTCAGCTGA